Below is a genomic region from Candidatus Neomarinimicrobiota bacterium.
AATGAACAATTGCCCAAATTAACCCAACGGCATCAAAAATGGTTTACGTCATATTTAAATTATGTTTGGGGACATTATTATTTCCTAAAGGGTGAAGACGACAAAGCGTTGGGTTTCTTTAATAAATGCATCGATTTATATGATGCGGAATTGGATGCAATCTTGGCCAACGCCTATCTATTAAAAGGACAAATTCACGATAAAAAGCATCAGCGAATGAAAGCTGTGATTGCTTATAGAAAATGTATCAAACTTGATAACTATACTTATGCAATTATATTAGCAAAACAATATTTGGATGAACCATTCCAAGGTTAGTCCGTTGTAATTTTCGGCCCTTAAAATTATGATGAAACGCAGAAAAACCAGAGAAGTTAAAGTCGGTAACCTCATTGTTGGTGGCGAACATGCCGTATCGGTACAGTCCATGACAACCACCAAAACCCATGATGTAACAGCAACTTTGAAAGAAGTGGAACGACTGGAAGAAGCGGGATGTCATATTATTCGAATTACAGTTCCCGATCAGCCTGCTGCAGATGCGCTTTATGAAATTAAAAAGCGAATGAATGTACCCTTAGTGGCGGATATCCATTTTAATTACCGCATGGCTTTAGAAGCGGTGGATGCTGGCGCGGATAAGATTCGTATCAATCCAGGAAATATAGGTGGTAAAAAACGGGTAAAAGAAGTTTTGGATAAGGTGAAGGGGGCAAACCTTCCCATCCGGATTGGTGTAAATGCGGGCAGTCTCGAAAAAGATTTGATTGATAAATATGGCTATCCCACTGCAGAAGCTATGGTAGAAAGTGCCAAACGCCATATTGACATTTGTAATGAACATGATTTTGAAGATATTATTGTTTCTCTAAAAGCGTCTGATGTAAATCTCATGATGGCCTCTTACGAATTATTTTCTGAACAATATGATTATCCACTTCATCTGGGAGTGACAGAAGCGGGACCGACAAAATCTGGTTCTATCAAATCATCTGTGGGTATCGGTACATTATTGGCCAAAGGGATTGGGGATACGATTCGCGTGAGTTTGACCGATGATCCAGTGGAAGAAGTACGGGTTGGATTTGAAATTTTGAAATCCTTGGGATTAGCCAGCAAAGGTGTTACTATTGTGGCCTGCCCAACATGTGGCCGGTTAGAAGTTGACCTCTTCAAAATTGCCGGTGAAATGGAAGAAAAGCTCCAAAATGTAAAAACACCCATGACATTGGCGTTGATGGGATGCGCCGTAAATGGGCCAGGAGAAGCGACTCACACAGATCTTGGAATCGCCTTTGGTAAAGGGGCTGGACATTTGTATTATCAGGGTGAAAATCGTGGTAAGGTTTCGGAAGATGAGGCCATTGATAAGTTGGAAGAGATGATTTCAGAATTCGAAACATCACAACAAGAAGACTAATATGAAATTTGTATTAACACTGATTTGCACCTTAATGCTTTTGCCGGCACAGGAAAAGAAAAAAGATCCTGTACCGAATGCGATTGCTGTTTATTGGAAAACTTTAGAACCTAACGAAAAAGAAATATTTTTATTCTCTTATCTCACACAAGTATATGATACTCACCAAGGAATGATCAAAGATTTGGGTTATGGGGATGTGACCTCTTGGTATTACGACAACAAAGCTGAACTTATTTATGGTATTTTTGATCAAGTGAATCAATCGGGAATGCAAGAGTTTATCGGCTGGATTGACGAATATTTTACTCATGAAGAATTCACCGGGAATTCCTTTGATGATGCATTATCGTTCGCATTTCGCTTTCAACAAGCAGCGGGAG
It encodes:
- the ispG gene encoding flavodoxin-dependent (E)-4-hydroxy-3-methylbut-2-enyl-diphosphate synthase, whose translation is MMKRRKTREVKVGNLIVGGEHAVSVQSMTTTKTHDVTATLKEVERLEEAGCHIIRITVPDQPAADALYEIKKRMNVPLVADIHFNYRMALEAVDAGADKIRINPGNIGGKKRVKEVLDKVKGANLPIRIGVNAGSLEKDLIDKYGYPTAEAMVESAKRHIDICNEHDFEDIIVSLKASDVNLMMASYELFSEQYDYPLHLGVTEAGPTKSGSIKSSVGIGTLLAKGIGDTIRVSLTDDPVEEVRVGFEILKSLGLASKGVTIVACPTCGRLEVDLFKIAGEMEEKLQNVKTPMTLALMGCAVNGPGEATHTDLGIAFGKGAGHLYYQGENRGKVSEDEAIDKLEEMISEFETSQQED